The Leadbetterella byssophila DSM 17132 DNA window GCGCCTGCTTGAAGTAGAAGGGATACGTCTTGCACACTGCCAATTCCCCCTCCTACGGTGAAAGGAATATTGATAGCATGGGCCACTTTATCTACTAAATCCAGTAAGGTCTTACGGTTTTCTACCGTTGCAGTGATATCCAAAAATACCAATTCATCAGCCCCTTCATCTGCATAGATCCTGGCTAATTCTACAGGATCACCTGCATCTTTGAGGTTGACAAAATTTGTGCCCTTTACCGTTCTGCCGTCTTTGATGTCAAGACAAGGTATTATTCTCTTAGTTAGCATAAAATCGCTCTATATCCTTTAATGAAATCCGATTTTCATAGATGGCTTTACCCACTATGACTCCAAATATCTTCAGTGCGTCCAAGTCTTCAATGTCTTGCATCCTACTGATTCCTCCACTGGCTATAAGTTTTAGTTCCGGGAAATTCTCCGAAATTCTTTGGTACAAAGCTGTGGAGGGACCCTGCAATAGACCATCTTTTGCTACATCCGTGCTGATAGAATATCGAACCCCTTTTTGGATATAATCTGCTAAGAAGTCCATCAAGGGAAGTTCTGTGGTTTCTTGCCAACCGGATACTGCTATCATTTCATCTTTTGCATCTGCTCCTAGAATGATCTTTTCAGATCCATAAGTACTTAGCCAATTCAAGAATATTTCCGGTTTTTTTACAGCAATACTCCCTCCTGTAATCTGCTTGGCTCCGGATTCAAATGCTATCCGTAAGTCCTCGTCAGATTGGAGTCCACCTCCAAAATCTATCTGTAAGGAGGTTTTCGAAGCTATTGACTCCAATACTTTATGGTTGATGATTCTCTTTTCTTTAGCGCCATCCAGATCTACCAAGTGCAATCGGGTAATCCCGGCATCTTCAAACTGCCTTGCTACCTCCAAGGGGTTTTCATTGTAAACTTTCTTTTGTTCGTAATCACCTTGGGTTAAACGAACACATTTTCCATCAATCAAGTCGATGGCCGGAATGATTTGAATCATAGAGTTAAAAAGTTCTTAAATATTTGCTCTCCTACTTTTCCACTGATTTCCGAGTGAAATTGGCAGGCAAAAAAATTGTCTTTCTGTAAGATGGCTGAGTACGGCTGTATATAGTCTGTTTCCGCTACCGTATCTGCGCATAATGGGGCATAATAGCCGTGGTTGTAGTAGACATATGACCCGTTTTCCAGGCCATTGCAAAGAGGAGTACGATAGTTTTGTATGCTATTCCATCCCGTCTGTGGTATCTTTTCAGGACCATCTGTTCGGAATTTAATAACCTCAACATCAAATATGCCTATACATTCCGTATGGCTTTCCTCTGAAGATTTACATAGCAATTGCATGCCTACACAGGTGCCTAAAAATGGTTGTTTCAGGGTGGGGATCAGTTGGTCCAGACCCTTTTCCTTCAAACTTTTCATGGCGGTTCCGGCTTCTCCTACTCCCGGAAAGATGATTCTTTCTGCTTTGATAAGAATATCCGGATCATCTGTTAGTACACTTTTTACTCCTAGTCTTTCAAGCGCGATCATTACGGATCTGATATTGCCCGCATTGTATTTTAGGATGGCAACTTCTGGCGAGTTCATATGGTATTGCAGTAAGGAACAAAAATAAAACCCGACTAAGGGTCGGGTATATTTTGATCGCTAAATTTGTCAGGAAAAAATCTTTTAAAATATTAAAAAAAGATTTAATATTTGGTGCTAAGTTAAGAAATCTTCCTTGAATTTGCAAGATTTATTTGCTATTTTACAGGGTTTAGGGGCAAAATTAGATCTGTCAAATGGGGGAGGCTTGCTAATTTAGCTTGGTGTTAGGTAATTGATCAAGAAATCGATATTTTTGTGCTGCATTAACATTATAAATGTGCCCACCACCATTGATTCTATCCAGGCTCCCATAGTGGAGGAGATGAAGAGTTTCGAGAAGAAGTTTCGCAAGTCTATGAAGACTCACGTGATGCTTCTGGATCAAATCATGAAGTATATCATCCACAGGAAGGGCAAGCAAATCCGTCCCATGTTTGTATTTCTTACTGCGGGTGCCTTAGGTGGCATCAAAGAATCTACGTATAGGGGTGCGGCTTTGATTGAATTATTGCACACCGCTACCTTGGTACATGATGATGTAGTGGACGAAGCGAATTACAGGAGAGGGTTCTTTTCTGTCAATGCCTTGTGGAAGAACAAGATAGCCGTCCTAGTTGGGGATTATTTGCTGGCTAAGGGTTTGCTGCTGAGTGTGGAAAATGAAGATTTTAATCTTCTCAAGATCGTATCTACGGCCGTAAGAGAAATGAGTGAGGGGGAGCTTCTTCAGATAGAGAAAGCTAGAAAGCTGGACATCACCGAAGAGGTTTATTATGAGGTTATACGTCAAAAGACAGCCACCTTAATAGCGGCTTGTTGCGCAGTGGGAGCGGCATCTGCTGACAGAACTCCTGAAGAGGTAGAAAAAGCTAGATTACTTGGGGAAAAGATAGGTATGGCTTTTCAGATCAAAGATGATCTTTTTG harbors:
- a CDS encoding polyprenyl synthetase family protein produces the protein MKSFEKKFRKSMKTHVMLLDQIMKYIIHRKGKQIRPMFVFLTAGALGGIKESTYRGAALIELLHTATLVHDDVVDEANYRRGFFSVNALWKNKIAVLVGDYLLAKGLLLSVENEDFNLLKIVSTAVREMSEGELLQIEKARKLDITEEVYYEVIRQKTATLIAACCAVGAASADRTPEEVEKARLLGEKIGMAFQIKDDLFDFGTDEIGKPTGIDIKEKKMTLPLIYALNQSSWGTKRHIINLIKNHSSKPEKVNEVIDFVKQSGGLEYATKVMQGYVDEAFELMKHFPESPYKTSLQGLVQFTIERKK
- the hisA gene encoding 1-(5-phosphoribosyl)-5-[(5-phosphoribosylamino)methylideneamino]imidazole-4-carboxamide isomerase, with translation MIQIIPAIDLIDGKCVRLTQGDYEQKKVYNENPLEVARQFEDAGITRLHLVDLDGAKEKRIINHKVLESIASKTSLQIDFGGGLQSDEDLRIAFESGAKQITGGSIAVKKPEIFLNWLSTYGSEKIILGADAKDEMIAVSGWQETTELPLMDFLADYIQKGVRYSISTDVAKDGLLQGPSTALYQRISENFPELKLIASGGISRMQDIEDLDALKIFGVIVGKAIYENRISLKDIERFYAN
- the hisH gene encoding imidazole glycerol phosphate synthase subunit HisH; protein product: MNSPEVAILKYNAGNIRSVMIALERLGVKSVLTDDPDILIKAERIIFPGVGEAGTAMKSLKEKGLDQLIPTLKQPFLGTCVGMQLLCKSSEESHTECIGIFDVEVIKFRTDGPEKIPQTGWNSIQNYRTPLCNGLENGSYVYYNHGYYAPLCADTVAETDYIQPYSAILQKDNFFACQFHSEISGKVGEQIFKNFLTL